In Arthrobacter sp. CJ23, the genomic window CATCTCCGCTTCCGTGCGGCGGCTCGCCGACACGCTGCGGGAGGACATCCGGAGCAACATGCGCGGGCTGCGTGCCGATCTGGCGGCCACGGCCGAGGCCGCCAGGTCCACCGCGAAATCCATGGACTTCCAGGCCCGGACGGCGGCGCGGTATTCGCCGGAGGGCCACCGCATCCTCAAGGAGGCCGAGCTCCTGGTCCAGTCCTTCAGGGACGACCTCCGGGTGGAGCTTCGCCTGCACGCGGGAAGCAAGCCCCTGACGCCCGTGGCACTGGAAACCGTGCGCACCGTCCTGGACCAGGCCAGGATTTCGATCCGGAATTCCCTTCGGGACTGAGGCAGACCCGGCCGCCCACCCGGCGCCGTCGTCGTGCCGGTTCGCTGCGCGGCGTCCGGATGTGCGAAACTGGAGGGCAGCTTTATTGAGTATCAAAAAATTAAGGAGGCCAGCTATGAGCAAGCGTGCACGTAAGCGTCGTGACCGTAAGCGCGGCGGCGCAAACCACGGTAAGCGTCCCAACACCTAAGCCACCGGCTTAGCATAAAGGCTTAAATGCGAGGGCCCCGGAAACCATTGGTTTCCGGGGCCCTCGGCGTTCGGCTCGGTGGCACGGCGTGGGGACGCGGCGCGCCCTGGCGGCGTTACGCGGCGTGGCTAGACGTCCACCGGCTTGATCGAGTGGATCCGCTCAAGGATCGAGTTCTTCAGGTTTTCCGGCGCCGCTTCCGTGCACGAGCGCTTGACCAAGGTGCGGATGACGCACTCCAGGTCGTACTGCTCGGCGCACTCGGGGCAGCCGTCCAGGTGGTGCTTGATTTCCTTGAGGTCCTCACGCGTCAGCGCACCGTCAAGGTATTCGTAGATGCGCTGCATCCGGGTGTCGTCGCAATCGCCCAATCCTTGGCAGTCGCTCATTTCTGTTTCTCCTGTGTGTTGCTCCCGGCCGGAGCCTGGTCTTCCGTGCGGGCCTTGAATCCCCGCTCTGCGGCGTAATCCGCCAGCATGTCCCGCAGCATCCTCCGGCCGCGGTGCAGCCTGGACATCACGGTCCCGATCGGGGTGTTCATGATTTCCGATATTTCCTTGTATGCATAGCCCTCGACGTCGGCGAAGTACACCGCGAGGCGGAATTCCTCCGGGATCGCCTGCAGGGCCTTCTTGACGTCGGAGTCCGGCAGGTGATCGAGGGCTTCCGCTTCGGCGGAACGGAGCCCCGACGACGTGTGCGATTCCGCCCTGGCGAGCTGCCAGTCCTCGATCGTGTCCGAATTCGACTGCAGCGGTTCGCGCTGCCGTTTCCGGTAGAGGTTGATGTACGTGTTCGTCAGGATGCGGTACAGCCAGGCCTTGAGGTTCGTTCCGGGCTTGTACTGGTGAAACGCCGAGAACGCCTTCGTGTAGGCCTCCTGGACGAGGTCCTCGGCATCGGAAGGGTTCCGGGCCATCCGCATCGCTGCCGAATACAGCTGGTCGACGTACTGCATGGCGTCGCGCTCGAAGCGCAGCCTCCGCTGTTCCGGAGTCTCCGCTTCCAGATCGACGCCGGCGTCGCCACTGTGGCTCACGTCGTCGACGGTGTCAGCTGCCAACGCGGCGTCTTCCGCCCCGGCTGCCGGGTATATGGCCGCTGCGGCCGGATCCATGGTGCTCATTGTTGTCAAGTCTACTGTCACCTTCCGCGATGCCGGCCGCAGTGCAAGCAAGGGATCCAGCAGCTCTTCGCGGTCCTTAAGCAACGTCAAAAAACCATCTCCGCTCGCTGATGTGGCAATCACAATTCCGCGGTCCGGCCTCCACCGCACCTTCTCTTCACAACGGTGCCCGCTGGGTAAATATTCCGCAAAGGTGCAAGACTAGAGCAGACTGCACCCCTTGAACGTTGTGGCAAGCCCTCAGGAGGCAAGACATGTCCCTTATCCGTTTTCTCGCCCGGCCCATGCTGGCGTCCAGCTTTGTCATCGCAGGCCTGGACAAGCTCAAGAACGCGGATGACACGGCGGCCCAACTGTCCCCCATCCTGCGCCGGGCTTCGGAATCCCTGCCGTTCCCGGCGGATGAAAAGATGCTCGCCCGGATGATCGGCGGCGCTCAGCTTGGTGCCGGCGCGCTGCTGGGCCTGGGCAAGTTCGCGCGCTTCTCAGCCGCGGTGCTGACCCTGACCTCGGCATTGAACACTTTCGTGGAGTGGCGCTCGGCAGACATCAGCACCAAGGAGGGCCGCCAGGCGCGCCGCGCCCAGCTGCTCAAGAACATTTCACTCACGGGCGGCGTGCTGCTCGCGGCCGCCGACACGGCAGGCCGCCCCAGCCTGGCCTGGCGGGCAGAACATCTGGCCATCGACGCCAGGAAGGCCACAGGCAAGCAGCTCAAGAGGGCAGACAAAGCCGTCCGCAAGGCCGTAGACAACGCAGTTGGAGCATAAGGAAGCATGACAGGTACCACCGCAGCAAACCCCGATGCCGCAGGCATCACCCCCGATTCAACCCTCCCCCTGTGGCCGGCTCCGTATGCGCACGGGCCCGTGGATGCCACCGTCACGGTCCCGGGGTCCAAATCGCTGACCAACCGCTACCTGGTGCTGGCAGCGCTCGCCGACGGCCCGTCCAGGCTCCGCGCGCCCCTGCATTCCCGCGATTCCGTCCTGATGGTCGAGGCGCTGCGCCGCCTCGGTGCCACCATCACCGAGGTCCCCGGCGACGGCGACTACGGACCGGACCTTGAAATCACCCCCATCGACCCGGCGGCCCCTGGGTCCGACACCGCCATCGACTGCGGCCTTGCCGGCACGGTCATGCGCTTCGTCCCGCCACTGGCCGCCCTGCGCAAGGGCAGCACGGTGTTCGACGGCGATCCGCACGCCCGCAAGCGCCCCATGGGCACCATCATCGAGGCACTGGGCGCGCTCGGACTGTCCGTCGGCGCCGCTGATGGCGGCCCGGCGTCATCCCTTCCCTTCACGGTGAAGGGCACGGGCGAAGTCCGCGGCGGGCATCTGGTCATCGACGCCAGCGCCTCCTCGCAGTTTGTCTCCGCGCTCCTGCTGGTCGGCGCCCGCTTCACGGAGGGCCTGCACCTGGAGCATGTGGGCAAGCCCGTGCCCAGCCTGGACCACATCAACATGACGGTGGCGGTCCTGCGCGGCGTGGGCGTGCTGGTGGACGATTCGGTTCCCAACCACTGGCGCGTGGCTCCGGGCCCCATCCGGGCCTTCGACCAGCGCATCGAACAGGATCTCTCCAACGCGGGGCCCTTCCTGGCTGCCGCACTCGCCACCCGGGGCACGGTCCGGATCCCCAACTGGCCCACGGAAACCACCCAGGTGGGGGATCTCTGGCGTGGGATCCTGGCCACCATGGGAGCCACCGTGACCCTGGTGGGCGGCACGCTCACCGTCACCGGCGGCCCCGAAATCAAGGGCGCGGACTTCGACGAAACCAGCGAACTCGCTCCCACCGTCGCCGCGCTCTGCGCCCTGGCCAGCGGACCGTCCCGCCTGACCGGCATTGCGCACCTGCGCGGCCATGAAACTGACCGGCTCGCAGCGCTCGTCGCCGAGATCAAGCGGCTCGGCGGCGACGCAGAGGAGACCAGCGACGGACTCATCATCCGCCCCGCAACCCTGCATGCCGGCGTCGTGCACAGCTACGCCGACCACCGCATGGCGACGGCCGGCGCCATCCTCGGCCTCGCCGTCGAGGGCGTGCAGGTGGAGGACATCGCCACGACGTCCAAGACCATGCCGGAATTCCCGCAGATCTGGGCCGCCATGCTTGTCCAGGGCCAGGCCAGCGAAGAGGCCGGCAACTGAGCATGGGACGCGATGCACGCTCCTGGGATGAATCCGACGTCCGGATCCGGCCCAACAAGAAGGGCACCCGGCCCCGCACCAAGGACAGGCCCAGCTACGACGACGCGGTGATCGGCCGCATCATCACTGTGGACCGCGGCCGCTACACCGCCGTGGTGGGCGAAGACTCCGACAATGAGCGCATCATCATCGCGGCCCGCGCGCGTGAGCTGCGGCGCAACCCCGTGGTCCCCGGCGATTTCGTGGCCCTGGTGGGCGATGTGTCCGGCGAACCCGATACCCTGGCCCGGCTGGTCAGGGTCGAAGAACGCAAAACGCTGCTGCGCCGCAGCGCCGATGACACCGACCCCATCGAGCGCGTGGTTGTCGCCAACGCGGACCAGCTGGTGGTGGTGGTGGCGGCCGCCAACCCCGAGCCCCGCACCGGCTTCATCGACCGTGCCCTCGTGGCAGCCTACGACGCCGGCATCGAGCCGCTGCTGCTCGTCACCAAGGCCGACGTCAAGGACCCGGCCGAGCTCCTGGCGAACTACCTGAGCCTGGACTTCCCGGTCATCATCAGCCGCACCGCCGACGCCGAGGCCTCCGGCATCGACGCCCGCTCCGACGACGGCCTGTCCGCACGCCTGGACAGCGACGCCGTGTCCCAGCTCCGCGCCTACCTGGACGGCAAGGTCACAGTCATGCTGGGCCATTCCGGCGTCGGGAAGTCCACCATGGTCAACGCCCTGACAGGCGCGGAACGCGCCACGGGCGGCGTCAACGCCGTCACCGGCCGCGGCCGCCACACTTCCTCATCCGCGCTGGCACTGAAGCTCAACAACGCCCCCGGCGGCAGCTGGATCATCGATACCCCCGGCATCCGCTCGTTCGGACTGGCCCACGTGGATGCCGACCGGATCCTGCACGCCTTCCCGGACCTCGAACCCGGCACGGAAAGCTGCGACCGCGGCTGCAAGCACGACGCCACCGCGGTGAACTGCGGGCTGGACCCGTGGGTGACGGGTGGCCACGCAGGACCCTCCGGCGTCGCCCGCCTGGGCTCCCTGCGCAGGCTCCTGGGAGCAGACCCGCGCCAGGAAGCGAAGGAAACCAAGGAACTCGGCACGGTCAACTAGGCCGTTGCCGCTCCACGTCCCCGATGGGCAGCGCGATTGACGGTAGTTTGGAACCATGACCCAAGCCGCTTCAAGCTACAACGATGACCTGCGCCTGGCCCACGTCCTGGCCGATTCAGTGGACGCCCAGACCATGGACCGGTTCAAGGCCCTGGACCTGCAGGTGGAAACCAAGCCCGACCTGACCCCCGTGACGGACGCCGACAAGGCGGCCGAGGAAGCCATCCGCGGCCAACTGTCGCGCTCGCGTCCGCGCGATGCCGTCCTGGGCGAGGAATTCGGCAGCAGCGGCCACGGCTCCCGGCGCTGGATCATCGACCCCATCGACGGCACCAAGAACTTCGTGCGCGGCGTGCCCGTCTGGGCAACCCTGATTGCGCTCGTGGATGAGGGCGAGCCCGTGGTGGGCCTGGTCAGTGCCCCGGCACTGGGCAAGCGCTGGTGGGCCGCCAAGGGCTCCGGAGCCTACATGGGCCGCTCGCTGGCCGCCGCCACCCGGCTAAAGGTCTCCAACGTTTCCCGGCTGGCCGATGCCTCCTTGTCTTACTCGAGCCTGAGCGGCTGGAAGGAACGCGGCAACCTGGACGAATTCCTGGGCCTGACCGAGGACGTCTGGCGCACGCGCGCATACGGCGATTTCTGGTCGTACTGCATGGTGGCCGAAGGCTCCGTGGACATCGCCTGCGAACCCGAGCTGAACCTCTACGACATGGCCGCCCTCGTGCCGATCGTCACGGAAGCAGGCGGCCGCTTCACCTCGCTGGAAGGCGAAGACGGTCCGTTCGGAGGCAACGCCCTTGCCACGAACTCCATCCTGCATTCGGAGGTCCTCAAGCGGCTGAACCCCGGCCTGGACGACCTTCTCTAGATCCACGCCCGGGCGAGCCCCGGAAGAGTTTGGCAAAATTTTCGACGGCGGACGCCCCCATTTGAACTGGTCCCCGAATGTTGGACTGGCTAAATGGGATTCTAGGCTGCAAGGGTCTGGGCACGGTATTGCACCGGGCTCAGGCCCTTGAGCTTTGTGGAGATCCGTTCGGTGTTGTACCAGCGGATGTACTCGTGCAAAGCCGTTGCCAGTGCTTCGGTGTTGAGGAACCGGACGTAGTGGAAGAGTTCTTCCTTGAGGTGTCCGAAGTAGTTCTCCATGACGGCGTTGTCGTAGCAGTTGCCCTTGCGGGACATCGATTGGGCCGCGCCGGCACCTTGCAGGAGGTTCCGCCAGGAGGCGTGCTGGTACTGGAAGCCCTGGTCCGAATGCACGAGCGGCTGCTGGCCGGACTCGAGCGTCGCCAGGGCCTCGCGCAGTGAGGTGTTGGTCAGCTCCAGGTTCGGGGACGAACCGATGGTGTAGGAGATGATCTGCCGGTCGAAGAGGTCCATGACCGGTGAGAGATAGAGCTTCCGGTCCCCGACGCGGAACTCCGTCACGTCGGTAACCCACTTCTGGTTCGGGGCATCAGCGTCGAACTCCCGGTTCAGCAGGTTCGGGGCAATGGCGCCCTGTTCGCCTCGGTAGGAGTTGTAGCGCTTCTTCCGCCGGACCTTGCAGAGCAGTTGCAGTAAGCGCATCAGCTTCAGCACGGTCTTCTTCGCGACCGTCCAGCCTTGCTTGACCAGCTCGGTGTGGATGCGGCGGTGCCCGTACCGGCCGTGGTTCTTCTCGAAGATCTCCGTGACTGCAGCCTTGAGTGCTTCCTTCGGATCGGGTGCCTGGAGACGGGCCTGGTGATAGAAGAACGTCGACCGGGCAAGCCCTGAGACATCCAGCAGAACGGGCAGGGGAAGTCAGCCTTGAGGGCGATGAGGGCCTGGACCTTCACCGTTGTTTTTGCGCCCTCAAGGCCCGCAATTTTCCCAGGTACGCCACCTCGGAGCGCAACCGCTCGTTCTCCCGCCGCAACCTCTCCAACTCGGGCAGCTCCGCAGGCGGCGGGGAATCTGGCTTCCGGGGCCTGCCTTTGGGCTTGGGCCGCAACCCGTCCTCGCCCTCCAGCCGATACGCCCTGATCCAGGCTTCCAGTAGGCGAGGCGAGGACAAACCGGCCTCCACCGCCAGATCCGGGGCAGTCTCGCCAGCGATGAACCGTTCGACCAACGCGAGCTTAGATTCGAAAGAGTACTTCTGCTTCGTCGGCTTGGTCACCAGCGCTCCTCGACCATGGATCCTCCACCGCCGATAGAGACGCTTGACCGGCGCCCGAGACACAGCCAGCGCCCTGGCCGTCGCCTTATCCGCGATGCCCTTCTCAAACCACGCTACCGCGGCCTCGCGCTGATCCTCTGATAACGAACTGCTCGCATACATAAAACTGCTCCCCGGGAGTCGGAACTGAATTTCTCAGTCCAACTTCCGGGGAGCAGTTCAATTTGAGGGCGGCCGCCGTCTTTTCTTCGAAATAATGCCGATTTCAAGGGCATCGTAACAAACTGCTTAACAAACGTATCCCGCGTTGGAAGAGGCCATGGCTGTGCCCTAGCCTTGTTACAGGTCACGAGTGCCAGCGCTAAACCCCGGTTTGCTGGCCGGCAACCCTCCATTCGCGGTGGGGTGCCCCGGGTGACGACCAGGCCGGTCCGGACATGGATGCGG contains:
- a CDS encoding helix-turn-helix domain-containing protein; the protein is MTKPTKQKYSFESKLALVERFIAGETAPDLAVEAGLSSPRLLEAWIRAYRLEGEDGLRPKPKGRPRKPDSPPPAELPELERLRRENERLRSEVAYLGKLRALRAQKQR
- a CDS encoding DoxX family protein; its protein translation is MSLIRFLARPMLASSFVIAGLDKLKNADDTAAQLSPILRRASESLPFPADEKMLARMIGGAQLGAGALLGLGKFARFSAAVLTLTSALNTFVEWRSADISTKEGRQARRAQLLKNISLTGGVLLAAADTAGRPSLAWRAEHLAIDARKATGKQLKRADKAVRKAVDNAVGA
- the aroA gene encoding 3-phosphoshikimate 1-carboxyvinyltransferase; amino-acid sequence: MTGTTAANPDAAGITPDSTLPLWPAPYAHGPVDATVTVPGSKSLTNRYLVLAALADGPSRLRAPLHSRDSVLMVEALRRLGATITEVPGDGDYGPDLEITPIDPAAPGSDTAIDCGLAGTVMRFVPPLAALRKGSTVFDGDPHARKRPMGTIIEALGALGLSVGAADGGPASSLPFTVKGTGEVRGGHLVIDASASSQFVSALLLVGARFTEGLHLEHVGKPVPSLDHINMTVAVLRGVGVLVDDSVPNHWRVAPGPIRAFDQRIEQDLSNAGPFLAAALATRGTVRIPNWPTETTQVGDLWRGILATMGATVTLVGGTLTVTGGPEIKGADFDETSELAPTVAALCALASGPSRLTGIAHLRGHETDRLAALVAEIKRLGGDAEETSDGLIIRPATLHAGVVHSYADHRMATAGAILGLAVEGVQVEDIATTSKTMPEFPQIWAAMLVQGQASEEAGN
- a CDS encoding ribosome small subunit-dependent GTPase A; this encodes MGRDARSWDESDVRIRPNKKGTRPRTKDRPSYDDAVIGRIITVDRGRYTAVVGEDSDNERIIIAARARELRRNPVVPGDFVALVGDVSGEPDTLARLVRVEERKTLLRRSADDTDPIERVVVANADQLVVVVAAANPEPRTGFIDRALVAAYDAGIEPLLLVTKADVKDPAELLANYLSLDFPVIISRTADAEASGIDARSDDGLSARLDSDAVSQLRAYLDGKVTVMLGHSGVGKSTMVNALTGAERATGGVNAVTGRGRHTSSSALALKLNNAPGGSWIIDTPGIRSFGLAHVDADRILHAFPDLEPGTESCDRGCKHDATAVNCGLDPWVTGGHAGPSGVARLGSLRRLLGADPRQEAKETKELGTVN
- a CDS encoding PadR family transcriptional regulator, which encodes MPPVFAHGALRLYLLALLESGPKHGYELIKALGDRFGGTYSPSAGTIYPRLGKLEEEGLVATEAEGRRTKYSITAAGLAELDTRRGELADVEETISASVRRLADTLREDIRSNMRGLRADLAATAEAARSTAKSMDFQARTAARYSPEGHRILKEAELLVQSFRDDLRVELRLHAGSKPLTPVALETVRTVLDQARISIRNSLRD
- a CDS encoding 50S ribosomal protein bL37, which gives rise to MSKRARKRRDRKRGGANHGKRPNT
- the rsrA gene encoding mycothiol system anti-sigma-R factor; amino-acid sequence: MSDCQGLGDCDDTRMQRIYEYLDGALTREDLKEIKHHLDGCPECAEQYDLECVIRTLVKRSCTEAAPENLKNSILERIHSIKPVDV
- a CDS encoding sigma-70 family RNA polymerase sigma factor, producing the protein MTLLKDREELLDPLLALRPASRKVTVDLTTMSTMDPAAAAIYPAAGAEDAALAADTVDDVSHSGDAGVDLEAETPEQRRLRFERDAMQYVDQLYSAAMRMARNPSDAEDLVQEAYTKAFSAFHQYKPGTNLKAWLYRILTNTYINLYRKRQREPLQSNSDTIEDWQLARAESHTSSGLRSAEAEALDHLPDSDVKKALQAIPEEFRLAVYFADVEGYAYKEISEIMNTPIGTVMSRLHRGRRMLRDMLADYAAERGFKARTEDQAPAGSNTQEKQK
- the hisN gene encoding histidinol-phosphatase produces the protein MTQAASSYNDDLRLAHVLADSVDAQTMDRFKALDLQVETKPDLTPVTDADKAAEEAIRGQLSRSRPRDAVLGEEFGSSGHGSRRWIIDPIDGTKNFVRGVPVWATLIALVDEGEPVVGLVSAPALGKRWWAAKGSGAYMGRSLAAATRLKVSNVSRLADASLSYSSLSGWKERGNLDEFLGLTEDVWRTRAYGDFWSYCMVAEGSVDIACEPELNLYDMAALVPIVTEAGGRFTSLEGEDGPFGGNALATNSILHSEVLKRLNPGLDDLL
- a CDS encoding IS3 family transposase, whose protein sequence is MPVLLDVSGLARSTFFYHQARLQAPDPKEALKAAVTEIFEKNHGRYGHRRIHTELVKQGWTVAKKTVLKLMRLLQLLCKVRRKKRYNSYRGEQGAIAPNLLNREFDADAPNQKWVTDVTEFRVGDRKLYLSPVMDLFDRQIISYTIGSSPNLELTNTSLREALATLESGQQPLVHSDQGFQYQHASWRNLLQGAGAAQSMSRKGNCYDNAVMENYFGHLKEELFHYVRFLNTEALATALHEYIRWYNTERISTKLKGLSPVQYRAQTLAA